From a region of the Candidatus Nanopelagicales bacterium genome:
- a CDS encoding ABC transporter permease subunit, protein MVGVLRYEWRRISSIRSTWILLALSIVFSAGLAALVTVGLNAANSVSDSDSTVEPAGLLSMGGALSTATTNFVVLVLLGTVAAQAFGQEYRQGTIRLTLTAFPRRMPVFVGKVLVCCLWITAAFVLSLVVSALIFWPQTGIIAHPDSTVSFAAFILRAWLFLMGFCLVVFAVTVLTRILALGVIIPLLLAVVVENLITGLAGSWLPWIGKVLPFTSGNNFVAGEDMVRNGLVYLAWVAVLVAAALVVFERKDA, encoded by the coding sequence ATGGTCGGCGTACTGCGCTACGAATGGCGGCGGATCTCGTCGATCAGGTCGACCTGGATCTTGCTCGCACTGTCGATCGTGTTCTCCGCGGGACTTGCGGCGCTGGTCACGGTTGGACTCAACGCCGCCAACTCGGTGTCCGATTCTGACTCGACGGTTGAGCCGGCCGGACTACTGAGCATGGGCGGCGCGCTGAGTACCGCCACGACCAACTTCGTCGTCTTGGTGTTGCTTGGAACGGTCGCTGCGCAGGCGTTCGGTCAGGAGTACCGGCAGGGCACGATCCGGTTGACGCTGACAGCCTTCCCACGGCGGATGCCGGTGTTCGTCGGCAAGGTGCTCGTTTGCTGCCTGTGGATCACGGCCGCGTTCGTCCTCTCACTTGTCGTGTCGGCGCTGATCTTCTGGCCACAGACCGGCATCATCGCCCACCCGGACAGCACGGTCTCTTTCGCCGCGTTCATCCTGCGGGCGTGGTTGTTCTTGATGGGGTTCTGCCTGGTGGTGTTTGCCGTCACCGTCCTGACCCGAATCTTGGCCCTCGGCGTGATCATTCCGTTGCTGCTCGCCGTCGTCGTGGAGAACCTGATCACTGGCCTGGCCGGCAGTTGGCTGCCCTGGATCGGCAAGGTTCTGCCGTTCACCTCCGGCAACAACTTCGTGGCTGGCGAGGACATGGTGCGCAATGGCCTGGTGTATCTCGCCTGGGTGGCCGTACTGGTGGCCGCTGCGCTGGTTGTTTTCGAACGCAAGGACGCGTAG
- a CDS encoding ATP-binding cassette domain-containing protein has translation MKVEVSGLTKVYGKKKAVDDLTFTLEPGVVTGFLGPNGSGKSTTMRLMLGLDHGSGRTLWNGQPLVDHPHATRVVGAHLDANFFNPNRTARAHLRMLAADANLSKARVDEVIDLVGLESVAKKRPKSFSLGMGQRLGLAGAILAEPSTLVLDEPANGLDPQSIHWLRDFLRFYASQGNVVFVSSHLLSEMQLMADRLVVISRGSLIADEMMADFVSRSTRNDVLVRSSDRHRLLEALRVDGVAAVAEGQDGLSVQGAATDRVGEIAFRNQIQLRELSARTASLEEVFLELTNEGQEFATGGRN, from the coding sequence ATGAAGGTTGAAGTGAGCGGGCTGACAAAGGTCTACGGGAAGAAGAAGGCGGTCGATGACTTGACCTTCACCCTTGAGCCCGGTGTGGTGACTGGTTTTCTGGGCCCCAATGGGTCCGGAAAGTCCACGACCATGCGGCTAATGCTGGGCCTTGACCACGGCAGCGGTCGGACTTTGTGGAATGGGCAGCCGCTGGTTGACCACCCGCACGCCACCCGGGTTGTCGGCGCTCACCTGGATGCGAACTTCTTCAACCCGAACCGAACTGCTCGCGCGCACCTACGCATGCTCGCTGCCGACGCCAACCTCTCCAAAGCCCGCGTGGACGAGGTGATCGACCTGGTCGGATTGGAGTCGGTGGCGAAGAAGCGACCCAAGTCGTTCTCCCTCGGTATGGGTCAACGGCTCGGCCTTGCTGGTGCGATCCTCGCCGAGCCGTCAACCCTGGTGCTCGACGAGCCGGCCAACGGATTGGACCCACAGTCGATCCACTGGCTGCGCGATTTCCTCCGGTTCTACGCCTCCCAGGGCAATGTCGTGTTCGTATCCAGTCACCTGCTCAGCGAGATGCAGCTGATGGCCGACCGGCTCGTCGTCATCTCTCGCGGCTCGCTGATCGCGGACGAGATGATGGCCGACTTCGTCTCGCGCAGTACCCGCAACGATGTGCTCGTCCGAAGCTCGGACCGGCATCGGCTGTTGGAGGCCCTTCGGGTCGACGGGGTGGCCGCGGTTGCCGAGGGTCAGGACGGGCTCTCTGTTCAGGGCGCGGCGACCGACCGGGTCGGCGAGATTGCGTTTCGCAATCAGATTCAGCTACGCGAACTGTCCGCGCGCACGGCCAGCCTTGAGGAGGTCTTCCTTGAGTTGACCAACGAGGGTCAGGAATTCGCCACTGGAGGGAGGAACTGA